One Purpureocillium takamizusanense chromosome 1, complete sequence genomic window carries:
- a CDS encoding uncharacterized protein (EggNog:ENOG503Q5DZ~COG:A), with translation MASRSRSRDQPEQSPGRDRYRSRTRSRSRSPAPRSGDSRSPGPPRRRYDSRSPSRSRSRSRRNDRFRSESRGRSWSRPRGRDSRDRSPSPRPDGTKIVVERLSKNIHEGHLREIFGRYGPILDLDLPMNRTYNTNRGTAYILYKHQVDAEVAIARMHEGEIDGSMISVSIVLPRGMMAVDPPPASRGGNMGFRDRRGSYGHPPAGGYGNGRRPSPGYSGPRANANRDPEPRGPRNGSRYRSRSYGSYSSRSPSRSAHRGGGGGGGGGDRYDDGYRRRSPSRSPAQQSHASYDRPGPPTGPRRDYR, from the exons atggcctcgcgctcgcgctcgcgtgATCAACCCGAGCAATCACCCGGCCGTGACCGCTATCGGTCTCGCACGCGcagccgctcccgctcgcccgcgcctcgctcCGGCGACTCGCGCTCTCCCggccccccccgccgccgctacgaTTCGCGTTCCCCTTCGCGTTCCCGCTCGCGTTCCCGCCGCAACGATCGTTTCCGCAGCGAGAGCCGTGGCCGCAGCTGGAGCCGTCCCCGCGGCAGGGACAGTCGTGATcgcagcccgtcgcctcgcccggACGGTACCAAA ATTGTGGTCGAGCGTCTCTCCAAGAACATTCATGAGGGTCACCTTCGCGAGATCTTTGGCCGCTATGGCCCCATTCTCGATCTCGACCTGCCCATGAACCGCACCT ACAACACGAACCGCGGCACCGCGTACATTTTGTACAAGCATCAAGTAGATGCTGAGGTTGCCATTGCGCGCATGCACGAGGGCGAAATTGACGGCTCCATGATCAGTGTTTCCATCGTTCTGCCTCGCGGCATGATGGCGGTCGATCCGCCTCCTGCCTCACGTGGCGGTAACATGGGCTTCCGCGATCGCCGCGGCTCGTATGGCCACCCCCCGGCCGGTGGCTATGGCAACGGTCGTCGTCCCTCTCCCGGTTACTCTGGCCCACGAGCCAACGCCAACCGCGACCCCGAGCCTCGTGGCCCGCGCAACGGCAGCCGCTATCGCAGCCGCTCGTACGGCTCGTACTCGTCTCGATCGCCGTCCCGGTCGGCTCaccgtggtggtggtggtggtggtggtggtggtgatcgctacgacgacggctaccggcgccgcagccctagccgcagcccggcccagcAAAGCCACGCGAGTTATGATCGCCCTGGCCCCCCAACTGGCCCCCGCCGCGATTACCGCTGA
- a CDS encoding uncharacterized protein (TransMembrane:1 (i114-135o)~EggNog:ENOG503NW22~CAZy:GH16~COG:G) encodes MDHENYNNGYFGRPVVPSAATSTNITPLRPGTPNTDGSRHNPFGDDTASSHRPGGSTNPFGSPNASRPASSYGSSSAIGNRFDERAQRYFHSRRVQKGDVEKPWLSKKDPKEKWVTILPLVGILIGLGISGFLIYDGLSSVVHHKYCPVMDENFDGGLNTDVWTKEVTVGGFGNGEFDQTTASEENVFVQNGNLVIKATLQDADKVEKDNVINLLKDGTCTSKDWYSCVAATNTTNGNSTIVPPTKSGRINTKKGAKLKYGRVEVTAKLPEGDWLWPAIWMMPVKDTYGPWPSSGEIDIMESRGNNWTYGQGGNDIVSSALHWGPDPANDAWWKTNNKRKALHTTYSKGFNTFGLEWSQKYLFTYVNSRLLQVLYTNFNKPMWQRGNFPESNSNGTRLADAWSQTGRDNTPFDQEFYLIINLAVGGTNGWFEDSKSGKPWMDHSENARKDFWKARDTWLATWTQPQLEVSRVVMLQQCDGGEEL; translated from the exons ATGGACCACGAAAACTACAACAATGGCTACTTTGGCCGACCGGTGGTtccctcggccgccacgtccACAAACATCACACCCCTTCGACCTGGCACACCAAACACAGACGGCAGTCGTCATAACCCATTTGGCGATGACACGGCCTCATCGCACCGTCCCGGTGGCAGCACAAACCCCTTTGGCAGTCCGAACGCCTCTCGGCCCGCGTCCAGCTATGGCTCATCTAGCGCCATTGGAAATCGTTTTGACGAAAGGGCACAACGATATTTCCATTCCAGGCGAGTTCAAAAGGGCGACGTAGAAAAGCCTTGGCTCTCCAAGAAGGATCCAAAGGAAAAATGGGTTACCATTCTGCCTCTTGTCGGCATCCTGATCGGACTGGGCATCTCCGGCTTTCTCATCTACGACGGCCTCAGCAGCGTCGTTCACCACAAATACTGCCCTGTCATGGACGAGAACTTTGACGGCGGCCTAAACACTGACGTCTGGACGAAGGAAGTCACTGTTGGAGGCTTTGG AAACGGCGAATTTGACCAGACGACGGCCAGTGAGGAAAACGTATTCGTACAGAACGGAAACCTCGTCATCAAGGCCACGCTGCAAGACGCCGACAAGGTTGAAAAGGACAACGTCATCAACCTTCTCAAGGACGGGACTTGCACGTCGAAGGACTGGTATAGCTGCGTCGCGGCCACCAACACGACCAACGGCAACTCTACTATCGTCCCACCGACGAAATCGGGTCGTATCAACACCAAGAAGGGTGCCAAGCTCAAGTACGGCCGTGTCGAGGTGACGGCCAAGCTGCCTGAAGGTGACTGGCTCTGGCCCGCCATCTGGATGATGCCCGTCAAAGACACATATGGCCCTTGGCCCTCCTCGGGTGAGATTGACATCATGGAATCGCGCGGAAACAACTGGACCTACGGCCAGGGTGGCAACGACATTGTCTCATCGGCATTGCACTGGGGGCCTGACCCGGCCAACGACGCCTGGTGGAAAACAAACAACAAGCGCAAGGCGCTGCACACGACATACAGCAAGGGGTTCAACACTTTCGGCCTCGAGTGGTCACAGAAGTACTTGTTCACCTACGTCAACAGCCGCTTGCTTCAGGTGCTCTACACCAACTTCAACAAGCCCATGTGGCAGCGCGGCAACTTTCCAGAGTCCAACTCCAACGGGACGCGTCTTGCAGACGCCTGGAGCCAGACGGGTCGTGACAACACGCCGTTCGATCAGGAATTCTATCTGATCATCAACCTTGCCGTTGGCGGTACCAACGGCTGGTTCGAGGATAGCAAGTCAGGGAAACCCTGGATGGACCACTCAGAGAACGCGAGGAAAGATTTTTGGAAGGCCCGTGACACGTGGCTGGCGACGTGGACGCAGCCTCAACTCGAGGTCAGCCGCGTCGTCATGTTGCAGCAGtgcgatggtggtgaggagCTGTAG
- a CDS encoding uncharacterized protein (EggNog:ENOG503NXB8~TransMembrane:7 (i269-288o308-333i698-725o737-758i779-801o832-850i862-882o)~CAZy:GT2_Glyco_trans_2~COG:I), which yields MGLGSYFKAKKPEEAAAASASVPTSAPPRIQRNQPSALSEKHASSTISGNDMELQPPTPRFHSRPQSSSGRSTPSTRSSMFLDDIKHEVMVNYLYQQQCSQLWVSDGSGEIEGVLLRKSRGHYMACPPQLGNSPFAMACSAMNVQCSMTVNSRVIKTFLQWSPDAVDVPLMNGLRVQILPTIDDLPRARKHQFAAFVASEGLLIVWDDDPLHLVQRAKAIESELMELVWKAGNIDEEEDEKRGGAVAEAEIDEESGEIKPEKRPIHLQNTVLVSITLILVTVSLGAAWRQLAIEVSVDGDYTRLGLVALAPIQIFFTLFFAQVIVGCLAQIFGPIRQLTINSKFYSARPPPRLQTPVLPHVTIQCPVYKEGLQGVIIPTVKSIKQAMSTYELQGGSANMFINDDGLQLISEEDRRARIEFYADNSIGWVARPKHGENGFLRRGKFKKASNMNFALMISCNVEEKLLAINRSPDWSQHDEAQAYEQALKEVLEEDGRAWADGNIRVGDYILLIDSDTRVPADCFLDAVSEMEQSPDVGIMQFSSGVMQVVHTYFENGITFFTNLIYSAIRYTVSNGDVAPFVGHNAILRWSAIQQVSYQDEDGYDKFWSESHVSEDFDMSLRLQVNGYIIRLAAWAGEGFKEGVSLTVYDELARWEKYAYGCNELLFHPIRTWLWRGPFTPLFRRFLFSNIRFTSKITVISYIGTYYAIGAAWIMTAANYFLMGWFNGYLDKYYVDSWQVWFSIIIVFNGLGNVALAVMRYRIGERSLLYALFENFKWTIMLAIFLGGLSLHVSQALLAHMFEINMTWGATSKEAEFSNFFIEVPKVLKKFKFSMIFALLFIAGMIILAVAPFVPHDWRITDFVAILPMATVAASHFLLPLALNPALMTFSW from the exons ATGGGACTCGGAAGCTActtcaaggccaagaagcctGAAGAGGCGGCCGCTGCTTCGGCGTCAGTCCCAACGTCGGCTCCCCCACGCATCCAGCGCAACCAACCGTCTGCTTTATCCGAGAAACATGCATCATCAACTATCAGTGGAAACGATATGGAGTTGCAGCCCCCGACCCCCCGGTTTCACTCTCGTCCACAGTCGAGTTCCGgacgctcgacgccctcaaCACGTAGCTCCAtgttcctcgacgacatcaagcACGAGGTCATGGTTAACTACCTgtaccagcagcagtgcTCTCAACTCTGGGTCAGTGACGGGTCGGGAGAGATTGAAGGGGTTCTGCTGCGAAAGTCACGCGGTCACTACATGGCCTGCCCCCCTCAGCTTGGCAATTCTCCGTTTGCCATGGCCTGCTCTGCGATGAATGTCCAG TGCTCTATGACCGTGAACTCTCGAGTCATCAAGACGTTCCTTCAGTGGTCCCCCGACGCTGTGGACGTGCCCTTGATGAATGGTCTGCGGGTCCAGATTCTGCCTACCATCGACGACCTGCCTCGTGCACGAAAACATCAATTCGCTGCGTTTGTGGCCTCAGAGGGGCTTCTCATCGTCTGGGACGACGATCCTCTTCACCTGGTCCAGCGCGCGAAGGCGATCGAGTCCGAACTCATGGAACTCGTGTGGAAGGCCGGCAATAtcgatgaggaagaagacgagaagcgaggcggtgccgtcgccgaggccgaaatCGACGAAGAGAGTGGCGAGATCAAGCCCGAGAAGCGCCCCATTCACTTGCAAAACACGGTTCTCGTCTCCATCACActcatcctcgtcaccgtctcTCTCGGTGCAGCCTGGAGACAGCTCGCCATTGAGGTGTCTGTTGATGGTGACTACACTCGTCTCGGCTTGGTAGCCCTCGCTCCCATCCAAATCTTCTTCACCCTCTTCTTCGCTCAGGTCATTGTCGGTTGCCTGGCCCAGATCTTTGGCCCTATCCGTCAGCTCACCATCAACTCCAAATTCTActcagctcgcccgccgccccggctgCAGACCCCTGTCCTTCCGCACGTTACCATTCAGTGCCCGGTATACAAGGAGGGTTTGCAAGGTGTCATCATTCCCACCGTCAAATCCATCAAGCAAGCCATGTCCACCTACGAGCTTCAGGGCGGCTCGGCCAACATGTTCATCAATGACGATGGTTTGCAGCTGATCTCCGAGGAGGATCGCCGTGCCCGCATCGAATTCTACGCCGACAACAGCATCGGTTgggtcgcccgccccaaACACGGCGAAAACGGTTTCCTCCGGAGGGGCAAGTTCAAGAAAGCATCCAACATGAACTTCGCCCTTATGATCTCCTGCAacgtcgaggagaagctcctgGCCATCAACCGATCGCCTGATTGGAGTCAGCACGACGAAGCACAGGCCTATGAGCAGGCGCTGAAGGAGGTcctggaggaggacggccgTGCCTGGGCTGACGGCAACATTCGCGTTGGCGACTACATCCTTCTCATCGACTCCGACACCCGTGTCCCTGCCGACTGCTTCCTCGACGCTGTATCTGAGATGGAGCAGTCCCCCGACGTTGGCATCATGCAGTTCTCGTCTGGCGTCATGCAGGTCGTCCATACGTATTTCGAAAACGGCATCACCTTCTTCACCAACCTCATTTACTCGGCAATCCGATACACCGTCTCCAACGGTGACGTTGCCCCTTTTGTTGGCCACAATGCCATCCTTCGCTGGTCTGCCATTCAGCAGGTATCGTACCAGGATGAGGACGGTTACGACAAGTTCTGGTCCGAGAGCCATGTGTCTGAGGATTTCGACATGTCGCTGCGTCTGCAGGTCAACGGCTACATTATCCGATTGGCCGCGTgggccggcgagggcttcAAGGAGGGTGTGTCGCTCACTGTGTATGACGAGCTGGCCAGATGGGAGAAATATGCGTATGGCTGCAACGAGCTGCTCTTCCACCCGATACGCACGTGGCTTTGGCGCGGCCCTTTCACGCCATTGTTCCGCCGATTCCTGTTCTCAAACATCAGATTTACCTCCAAGATCACCGTCATCTCCTACATTGGCACCTACTACGCCATTGGGGCGGCGTGGAtcatgacggccgccaacTATTTCCTGATGGGATGGTTCAACGGATACCTCGATAAGTACTACGTCGACTCATGGCAGGTGTGGTTCTCCATCATTATCGTCTTCAACGGTCTTGGAAATGTCGCCCTTGCGGTCATGCGTTACCGTATCGGTGAGCGCAGCCTGCTGTACGCTCTCTTTGAAAACTTCAAGTGGACCATCATGTTGGCCATCTTCCTGGGCGGCCTTTCGCTGCATGTCAGCCAGGCACTTTTGGCGCACATGTTTGAGATCAACATGACTTGGGGTGCCACGAGCAAGGAAGCCGAATTCTCCAACTTCTTCATCGAGGTGCCCAAGGTCCTGAAGAAG TTCAAATTTTCGATGATCTTTGCTCTGCTCTTCATTGCTGGCATGATTAtccttgccgtcgcgccATTCGTTCCCCACGACTGGCGCATCACCGACTTCGTCGCCATTTTGCCCATGGCTACCGTTGCTGCTAGCCACTTCCTCTTGCCACTCGCTCTCAACCCCGCCCTCATGACCTTCTCCTGGTAG
- the NEW1 gene encoding [NU+] prion formation protein 1 (EggNog:ENOG503NUZG~COG:Q) codes for MPHPVSPPTMVSKDAPPPPSQEDVSAFVNTVFTAKTSGASVDASYGLCDLLLNSVGVSGLQQYGVLAEIKKAAADKKDGFRRESSQNLLGAIFERFPARQRVSEVVFLVQEDGLVTCALDALADKGAVVREAAQYGLDALLANLSAEALVTGLLPVLVQYLSRKTGKWQGTVGAYKLLQKMADKSQMAIGTTKEEAVEKDILREAMGAKLAGLIPIVENGMHDLKAEVEKQAVQTMNSLTTLLSNDDVAPRIPLLVETMQHPSAQTLQKAIHALSMTTFVAIVTSPVLALLTPFLERSLNSPNTAQEVLRQTVVIVENLTKLVHDPIEARTFLPKLTPGVKAVCDRASLPEVRELANRALATMEKAMGNDKDIVARTTADDVGKVLDEHIKKNGGLAGHLDLYKVARPYISDMVATDVNYRFVKRISGRIAPYLQTLMQDPEGHQNVGDAVEQFYVEEDNRRYGVPEKEDDGEVEIVNADFSLAYGGMLLLSHTNLRLLKGHRYGLCGRNGAGKSTLMRSIANGKLEGFPSQDVLRTCFVEHNQGEDADISILEFVSKDPTIADQGIERISEVLSEFGFTAGPEGRQAQKVGSLSGGWKMKLALARAMLQRADVLLLDEPTNHLDVANIAWLENYLKTHTEITSMIVSHDSGFLDNVTTDIYHYEPNKKLACYKGNLANFVKIRPEAKSYYTLSASNVQFKFPPPGILSGVKSQTRAIIRMTNVSYTYPKAPKPSLMEVSCQLSLSSRVAIIGPNGAGKSTLIKLLTGETIPTTGKVEKHPNLRIGYIKQHALEHVEMHLEKTPNQYLQWRYANGDDREVHMKQTRILSDKDREQMDKWVDLKDGKSARQIETLVGRQKYKKTFQYEVKWRGLLPKHNNMISRETLIELGFDKLVQEFDDHEASREGLGYRELLPKVISKHFEDLGLDPEIANHNEIGSLSGGQKVKVVIAGAMWNNPHLLVLDEPTNFLDRDSLGGLAVAIREFKGGVILISHNEEFVGALCSEQWHVADGRVALRGTTAVSLDRFEDSRPGSGVTSTAASSVVSSAVNSGVEDNTEMKFKAKKKKKMTKKELKEREVRRRLRHIEWLNSPKGTPHPPDTDDEDN; via the exons ATGCCGCAtcccgtctcgccgccgaccatgGTGTCCAAggacgcccctcccccgccgtcgcaggaGGATGTCTCGGCCTTCGTCAATACGGTTTTCACGGCTAAGACGTCGGGCGCTTCCGTCGACGCCAGCTACGGCCTGTGCGACTTGCTTCTCAACTCAGTCGGCGTTTCTGGCCTGCAGCAGTatggcgtccttgccgagatcaagaaggcggccgccgacaagaagGACGGCTTCCGCCGCGAGAGCAGCCAAaacctcctcggcgccatcttcGAGCGATTTCCTGCCCGGCAGCGCGTCAGTGAGGTCGTGTTCCTTGTCCAGGAGGACGGACTTGTGACATGCGCGCTGGACGCCTTGGCGGACAAGGGTGCCGTTGTTCGCGAGGCCGCCCAATATGGGCTCGATGCCCTTCTTGCCAACCTGAGTGCCGAAGCCCTTGTCACGGGTCTCCTCCCAGTCCTGGTGCAATACCTGTCTCGAAAGACAGGCAAGTGGCAAGGTACCGTCGGTGCCTACAAGCTTCTTCAGAAGATGGCCGACAAGTCGCAAATGGCAATCGGCACGACTAAGGAggaggccgtcgagaagGACATCCTGCGTGAGGCCATGGGCGCCAAGCTGGCTGGTCTCATCCCTATCGTTGAGAACGGCATGCACGATCTaaaggccgaggtcgagaaACAGGCCGTCCAGACCATGAACTCGCTCACGACTCTGTTATCGAACGACGATGTCGCGCCCCGGATACCTCTCCTCGTCGAAACAATGCAGCATCCCTCGGCTCAGACCCTTCAAAAAGCCATCCACGCGCTCTCAATGACGACtttcgtcgccatcgtcactTCGCCTGTTCTGGCTCTGTTGACACCCTTCCTCGAGCGGTCCCTCAACTCGCCCAACACCGCTCAAGAGGTTCTGCGCCAGACGGTTGTCATTGTTGAAAACCTTACCAAGCTCGTCCACGACCCCATCGAAGCTAGAACATTTCTGCCTAAGCTCACTCCTGGTGTCAAGGCCGTTTGCGACCGCGCTTCGCTCCCTGAAGTCCGCGAGCTTGCCAACCGAGCCCTCGCCACTATGGAGAAGGCTATGGGCAACGACAAAGACATCGTTGCTCGTACCACAGCCGATGATGTCGGCAAGGTCCTCGATGAGCATATCAAGAAGAATGGTGGTCTCGCTGGTCATCTCGATCTCTACAAGGTCGCACGCCCATACATTAGCGACATGGTTGCGACCGATGTCAACTATCGCTTTGTTAAGCGCATCTCCGGTCGCATCGCGCCGTACCTCCAGACACTGATGCAGGATCCCGAGGGTCACCAGAACGTCGGAGACGCTGTCGAGCAGTTCTACGTCGAAGAGGATAACCGCCGCTACGGTGTTCCTGAGAaggaggatgatggcgaggtTGAGATCGTTAACGCCGACTTCTCCCTGGCCTATGGTGGCATGCTCTTGCTGTCGCACACCAATCTCCGCCTTCTCAAGGGCCATCGTTATGGCCTTTGCGGTCGCAACGGTGCTGGAAAGTCCACCCTGATGAGGAGTATTGCTAATGGCAAGCTCGAGGGCTTCCCTTCCCAGGATGTTCTGCGCACTTGCTTCGTTGAGCACAACCaaggcgaggacgccgacatcAGCATCCTGGAGTTTGTCTCCAAGGACCCGACAATCGCCGACCAGGGAATTGAGCGTATCTCAGAGGTCCTATCCGAGTTCGGCTTCACTGCTGGTCCCGAAGGTCGCCAGGCTCAGAAGGTGGGCTCCCTCTCTGGTGGCTGGAAGATGAAGCTTGCCCTCGCACGAGCCATGCTGCAGAGGGCCGATGTTCTCCTCCTGGACGAGCCGACTAACCACCTCGACGTTGCCAACATTGCCTGGCTGGAGAATTATCTCAAGACGCACACCGAGATTACCAGCATGATTGTTTCTCACGACTCCGGCTTCCTCGATAATGTTACTACCGACATTTACCACTACGAGCCCAACAAGAAACTGGCATGCTACAAGGGCAACCTGGCCAACTTTGTCAAGATCCGTCCCGAGGCAAAGAGCTACTACACCCTTTCGGCCAGCAACGTGCAGTTCAAATTCCCTCCTCCTGGAATTCTCAGTGGCGTCAAGTCTCAGACTCGTGCCATCATTCGCATGACGAATGTCTCCTACACGTATCCCAAGGCCCCCAAGCCTTCTTTGATGGAGGTTTCCTGCCagctgtcgctgtcgtcgcgtGTTGCCATTATCGGGCCTAACGGTGCGGGCAAGTCGACGCTTATCAAGCTGCTTACCGGCGAGACCATTCCCACGACCGGCAAGGTCGAGAAGCACCCTAACCTGCGTATCGGATACATCAAGCAACACGCCCTGGAGCACGTCGAGATGCACCTCGAGAAGACGCCCAACCAGTACCTGCAATGGCGCTacgccaacggcgacgaccgcgagGTCCACATGAAGCAGACCCGTATCTTGTCGGATAAGGATCGCGAGCAGATGGACAAGTGGGTCGACCTCAAGGATGGCAAGTCCGCTCGCCAGATTGAGACTCTCGTTGGTCGTCAAAAGTATAAGAAGACGTTCCAATATGAAGT CAAATGGCGCGGCTTGCTCCCCAAGCACAACAACATGATTTCCAGAGAGACCCTGATTGAGCTCGGGTTCGACAAGCTTGTCCAGGAGTTTGATGATCACGAGGCGTCGCGTGAGGGTCTTGGTTACCGCGAGCTACTGCCCAAGGTCATCTCCAAGCACTTCGAGGACCTGGGCCTCGACCCAGAAATCGCCAACCACAACGAAATCGGCTCTTTGTCTGGTGGTCAGAAGGTCAAGGTTGTCATCGCCGGTGCTATGTGGAACAACCCGCATCTGCTCGTGCTTGACGAGCCGACCAACTTTTTGGACCGCGACTCCCTTGGCGGTCTTGCTGTCGCCATCCGCGAGTTCAAGGGCGGTGTCATACTTATTTCTCACAATGAGGAATTCGTTGGTGCTCTGTGTTCGGAGCAGTGGCATGttgccgacggccgcgtggCTCTTcgcggcaccaccgccgttAGCCTCGACAGGTTCGAGGACAGCCGGCCAGGCAGCGGAGTCACCAGCACGGCAGCCAGCTCTGTCGTCTCTAGCGCCGTCAACTCGGGCGTCGAAGACAACACCGAAATGAAgttcaaggccaagaagaagaagaagatgaccaagaaggagctcaaggagcgcgaggtccgacgccgtctccgtcacATCGAGTGGCTCAACAGCCCGAAGGGCACTCCTCATCCCCCAGACACGGACGATGAGGACAACTAA
- a CDS encoding uncharacterized protein (EggNog:ENOG503P1RJ~SECRETED:SignalP(1-20~SECRETED:cutsite=VVA-DD~SECRETED:prob=0.8435)~COG:M~COG:W), with the protein MLLFQALLGLASLCATVVVADDGGKDLGSVLAGNKNLTKYYDLIKKYPDILLQLPSYQGVTIVAPSNKAFDNIPYTSLNSQWDPEDKAKTVPLLQYHILQGNVSTKDLETGPTVVKKTLLTDSKYTNVTSGQNVLINKQPGDVVVFTTSMGTRCTLVEADIAFQGGLIQVVDNLLIPPARIDKTSEAFKVSSFLGALYAAKLMPDLAYRKNVTIFAPQDEAFAVVGGGLEKLDAKKLARVMGYHVVVDQVIVSSAFSNATKLPTLASDGSSSEAVTVRVAGNNKYVNSAQIVQPDILIANGILHLVSDVLNPDANAAAPNPTLGTQVPAFPVSSAKDAFTSALPCTKDCPVTTTAAGTDASGAATATTSSTSFRSSSSKGGATLAKPTGGVIGAAAMGLLGVGAGMAPWL; encoded by the exons ATGCTGTTGttccaggcgctgctgggacTTGCCAGCCTATGCGCCACCGTCGTGGtcgcagacgacggcggcaaggatCTTGGCTCTGTCCTCGCGGGCAACAAGAACCTTACCAAGTATTATGACCTCATTAAG AAATACCCAGACATCTTGCTGCAGTTGCCCAGCTACCAAGGCGTCACC ATCGTTGCGCCGTCAAACAAGGCGTTTGACAACATTCCATACACGTCGCTCAACAGCCAGTGGGATCCCGAGGACAAGGCAAAGACAGTGCCCCTCCTCCAGTACCACATCCTCCAGGGCAATGTCTCGACAAAGGACCTGGAGACGGGCCCGACTGTTGTCAAGAAGACGCTCTTGACCGACTCCAAGTACACCAACGTGACCTCGGGGCAAAACGTCCTCATCAACAAGCAGCCCGGAGACGTTGTCGTCTTCACCACCAGCATGGGGACGCGCTGcaccctcgtcgaggcggacATCGCCTTCCAGGGGGGCCTCATACAGGTGGTCGACAACCTCCTCATCCCGCCCGCACGCATCGACAAGACGTCCGAGGCCTTCAAGGTGTCGTCGTTTCTCGGCGCGCTCTACGCCGCTAAGCTCATGCCGGACCTCGCCTATCGCAAGAACGTGACCATCTTCGCCCCCCAGGACGAGGCttttgccgtcgtcggtggcgggctggagaagctggaTGCGAAGAAGCTCGCGCGTGTCATGGGCTACCACGTCGTAGTCGACCAGGTCATCGTCTCGTCGGCATTCTCCAACGCCACAAAACTTCCCACCTTGGCCAGTGACGGCAGCTCCAGCGAGGCCGTCACGGTCCGCGTCGCAGGAAACAACAAATACGTCAACTCGGCACAGATCGTCCAGCCCGACATTctcatcgccaacggcatcTTGCACCTGGTGTCCGATGTGCTCAATCccgacgccaacgccgcggcaCCGAATCCCACCCTCGGGACGCAAGTGCCCGCCTTTCCTGTCAGCTCTGCCAAGGACGCCTTCACTTCCGCTCTGCCGTGCACCAAGGACTGCCCCGTCAcaaccacggcggcgggaaccGATGCCTCAGGGGCGgctacggcgacgacaagcagCACATCTTTCCGTTCTAGCTCGAGCAAAGGCGGGGCAACACTGGCCAAGCCCACCGGGGGCGTAATAGGGGCAGCAGCTATGGGACTCTTGGGAGTCGGCGCTGGAATGGCTCCGTGGTTGTAG